In Acinetobacter piscicola, a single window of DNA contains:
- a CDS encoding S1C family serine protease codes for MRRTFTWLPWVLLILVIISFVVWQKLQQPKAPIAADGVKMPAEKVEPLVNTSRTGGVVSYNAAVKVAAPAVVNIFTTQKVKQNHPLLNDPAFREFFGNQIPEQNQGQNENSLGSGVIVRPDGYILTNNHVIEQADQIVVALQDGRRAEAKVIGTDPDTDLAVIKIELENLPVLPFKLSGNEVGDVVLAIGNPFGVGQTVTQGIISATGRSDLGINTYEDFIQTDAAINPGNSGGALIDVSGNLIGVNTAIFSQSGGSLGIGFAIPAKICQQILNSILKDGRVIRGWLGISLVPPTQADVLAPRQTGVVVADVLKNGPAANAGLKIGDRIVKVNDEEITSTSHLINYVALQAPNSEIKVEVIRGQETLDLNVKVGERQFQQNDSQFIPLPKR; via the coding sequence GTGCGCCGCACCTTTACATGGCTACCTTGGGTGTTACTCATCCTCGTAATTATTAGTTTTGTCGTATGGCAAAAATTACAACAACCAAAAGCACCCATTGCAGCAGATGGTGTAAAAATGCCAGCTGAAAAGGTTGAGCCATTAGTCAATACGTCACGTACAGGTGGTGTGGTTTCTTATAATGCTGCGGTCAAAGTTGCAGCGCCAGCTGTGGTCAATATTTTTACAACGCAAAAAGTAAAACAGAATCATCCATTATTGAATGATCCAGCATTCCGTGAGTTTTTTGGTAATCAAATTCCTGAACAAAATCAAGGACAAAATGAAAATAGCCTAGGTTCAGGTGTGATCGTTCGCCCTGATGGTTATATTTTGACGAACAATCATGTGATCGAACAGGCTGACCAAATTGTGGTTGCATTACAAGATGGGCGCCGTGCAGAAGCCAAAGTCATTGGTACAGATCCAGATACTGATTTGGCTGTGATTAAAATCGAATTAGAAAATTTGCCAGTATTGCCATTTAAACTCAGTGGTAATGAAGTCGGTGATGTTGTTCTTGCGATAGGTAATCCTTTTGGCGTTGGGCAAACTGTTACACAAGGCATTATCTCGGCGACAGGTCGTTCTGACTTAGGGATTAATACTTACGAAGACTTTATTCAAACAGATGCTGCAATTAATCCCGGTAATTCTGGTGGAGCATTAATTGATGTTTCAGGTAATTTAATCGGGGTGAATACCGCTATTTTCTCACAGTCGGGTGGATCATTGGGAATTGGTTTTGCTATCCCTGCAAAAATTTGCCAACAGATTTTAAACTCAATTTTGAAAGATGGTCGTGTCATTCGTGGGTGGTTGGGAATTAGCTTAGTTCCACCAACACAGGCTGATGTATTAGCGCCACGTCAAACAGGTGTTGTCGTGGCTGATGTGTTGAAGAATGGTCCTGCTGCAAATGCAGGTTTAAAAATTGGTGACCGTATTGTTAAAGTCAATGATGAGGAAATTACATCAACATCACATTTAATTAATTATGTAGCTTTGCAAGCACCTAATTCTGAAATTAAAGTTGAAGTGATTCGTGGACAAGAAACATTAGATCTGAATGTAAAAGTAGGCGAGCGTCAATTCCAACAAAATGATTCCCAGTTTATCCCTTTACCAAAACGTTAG
- a CDS encoding metal-dependent hydrolase: MGILQKLIKSTVYHEPLPIRRDIHFALPANRIADWHTSAGPIFTALLNTFSIVLPIGERFFIDAVRAHRDLVQDPDLQKAVTAFIGQEAMHGREHEEYNSALFERNSIAPKFEAFVLDLFGLIKKHTPEYFWLSSTIALEHFTALLADSVLQIPELFDGAEENYANIWRWHAFEETEHKAVAFDVWNTAMGHGPYAYAVRSLGLVLATIVFWGLVLPVFTKIVIDEKKLTDLSSWRKAYKYTFGEVGALRKQLGNYIDYFRPNFHPWDHANRDKMLAMQDLIYKLADESVKNKKVAIS; this comes from the coding sequence ATGGGCATTTTACAGAAATTGATTAAATCGACTGTTTATCACGAACCTTTACCTATTCGCCGTGATATTCATTTTGCTTTACCTGCTAACCGTATTGCAGACTGGCATACATCTGCGGGGCCTATTTTTACCGCATTGTTAAATACATTTTCAATTGTTTTACCGATAGGTGAGCGGTTCTTTATTGATGCGGTACGTGCACATCGAGATCTCGTGCAAGACCCTGATTTACAAAAAGCGGTGACGGCTTTTATTGGTCAAGAAGCCATGCATGGTCGTGAGCATGAAGAATATAATAGTGCGCTGTTCGAGCGAAATAGTATTGCACCAAAATTTGAAGCTTTTGTTTTAGATCTGTTTGGTTTAATTAAAAAACATACCCCTGAGTATTTTTGGTTGAGTTCTACCATTGCACTAGAACATTTTACTGCACTATTGGCAGATTCTGTGCTGCAAATTCCTGAACTATTTGATGGAGCTGAAGAAAATTATGCCAATATTTGGCGTTGGCATGCTTTTGAAGAAACTGAACATAAAGCCGTTGCTTTCGATGTATGGAATACTGCAATGGGGCATGGACCTTATGCCTACGCAGTTCGTAGTTTAGGTTTAGTACTTGCAACGATTGTATTTTGGGGACTTGTACTCCCAGTTTTTACGAAGATTGTGATAGATGAGAAAAAGCTGACAGATCTTTCAAGTTGGCGTAAGGCGTACAAATATACGTTTGGAGAAGTGGGTGCTTTAAGAAAACAATTGGGCAATTATATTGATTATTTCCGTCCAAATTTCCATCCATGGGATCATGCAAATCGTGACAAAATGTTGGCAATGCAAGATCTGATTTATAAACTAGCAGATGAATCAGTAAAAAATAAAAAAGTAGCAATAAGTTAA
- a CDS encoding superoxide dismutase yields the protein MTTITLPALPYGYDDLAPHISKETLEFHHDKHHNTYVVNLNNLIAGTDLEGKSLEEIITAVAGDASKAGVFNNAAQVWNHTFYWNCMAKNGGGKATGALAAKIDEAFGSYEKFAEEFAAAATTQFGSGWAWLVADKVNGDLSILKTSNADTPLAHGKVAVLTIDVWEHAYYIDFRNARPKYISTFLESLVNWDYANAKYAGQEAGVEK from the coding sequence ATGACAACCATTACTTTACCTGCGCTTCCATACGGTTATGATGACCTCGCTCCGCACATCAGCAAAGAAACTTTAGAGTTTCACCATGACAAACACCACAATACTTATGTTGTTAACTTAAACAACCTTATTGCTGGTACAGATCTTGAAGGTAAATCTTTAGAAGAAATCATCACTGCTGTTGCAGGCGATGCATCTAAAGCTGGTGTTTTCAATAACGCTGCTCAAGTTTGGAACCACACGTTCTACTGGAACTGTATGGCTAAAAATGGTGGCGGTAAAGCAACTGGTGCTTTAGCTGCTAAAATTGATGAAGCTTTCGGTTCTTATGAAAAATTTGCTGAAGAATTTGCTGCTGCTGCAACAACTCAATTTGGTTCAGGTTGGGCTTGGTTAGTTGCTGACAAAGTAAATGGCGACCTTTCTATCCTTAAAACTTCAAACGCTGATACTCCACTTGCTCATGGTAAAGTTGCTGTACTCACAATTGACGTTTGGGAACATGCTTATTACATCGACTTCCGTAATGCACGTCCTAAATATATCTCTACTTTCTTAGAAAGCTTAGTGAACTGGGACTATGCAAATGCTAAATATGCTGGTCAAGAAGCTGGTGTAGAAAAATAA
- a CDS encoding winged helix-turn-helix transcriptional regulator has translation MTNHCNFDVFQPLCPARAFFEKFADKWVLLIIYRLYQNALHFNELKKSLEGISPKVLSQKLKILERDGFISRTIHENNIIRVEYALTNLGIEFTQTALSFKTWAEENVQHVLIAQQQFDITQSK, from the coding sequence ATGACAAATCATTGTAATTTCGATGTTTTTCAACCGCTTTGCCCTGCTCGTGCTTTTTTTGAAAAATTTGCAGATAAATGGGTATTGCTCATTATTTATCGTTTATATCAAAACGCTCTACACTTCAATGAATTAAAAAAGAGTCTTGAAGGTATTTCTCCTAAGGTACTTTCTCAAAAGTTAAAAATTTTGGAAAGAGATGGTTTTATTTCAAGAACTATTCACGAAAACAATATCATCCGTGTTGAATATGCACTGACAAACTTAGGGATTGAATTTACTCAAACTGCTCTTTCATTTAAAACTTGGGCAGAAGAAAATGTGCAACATGTTCTTATTGCACAACAACAGTTTGATATTACACAATCTAAATAA
- a CDS encoding flavodoxin family protein → MSRIAVVYYSGYGHTKVIAETFAKEVDATLVAVNQEGDVTEADWAVLDAADAIVFAAPTYMGGVPWQFKKFADASSKRWFTSVWKDKVFGGFTNSASFNGDKQVTLIYLQTLASQHGGIWVSLGLLPANTKAATRQDVNNLGGSVGLLVQSPADASVDEIPSGDLETAKVYAKRIQQITDKFVA, encoded by the coding sequence ATGTCTAGAATAGCTGTGGTTTATTATTCGGGTTATGGTCATACCAAAGTGATTGCTGAAACTTTTGCGAAAGAAGTTGATGCAACCTTAGTTGCTGTTAATCAGGAAGGGGATGTTACTGAAGCTGATTGGGCAGTGCTAGATGCAGCAGATGCAATTGTATTTGCTGCACCGACTTACATGGGTGGCGTACCTTGGCAATTTAAAAAATTTGCGGATGCATCATCTAAACGTTGGTTTACAAGCGTTTGGAAAGATAAAGTTTTTGGCGGTTTTACCAACAGTGCAAGTTTTAATGGGGACAAGCAAGTCACTTTGATTTATTTACAAACACTTGCTTCTCAACATGGTGGAATCTGGGTAAGTTTAGGATTATTACCTGCAAATACCAAAGCAGCGACTCGACAAGACGTAAATAATTTAGGTGGTTCAGTCGGCTTATTGGTGCAATCACCTGCAGATGCAAGCGTGGATGAAATTCCAAGTGGTGATTTAGAGACTGCTAAAGTATATGCAAAACGTATTCAACAGATTACAGATAAATTTGTAGCTTGA
- a CDS encoding Nif3-like dinuclear metal center hexameric protein, translating into MVKLSDLIQWCDRTLKTAEFKDYAPNGLQIEGKAEVKKILCAVTASQDAIDAAIHQQADLLLVHHGYFWKGEPYPITGMRGKRIKSLIQHDISLVGYHLPLDSHPILGNNAAIADILALENIEALDPNERNPIGNIGYLKQPMSAEAFKAVLTEKLGFNTIHLPAAKTQIQKVGFCTGGAQDYIEKAAAQACDAYISGEVSERTFYQAQELNVHYFACGHHATERYGVQRLGKAISEHFNIEYSYFELNNPI; encoded by the coding sequence ATGGTAAAATTATCTGACCTGATTCAGTGGTGTGACCGCACCTTAAAAACAGCTGAATTTAAAGACTATGCGCCCAACGGTTTACAGATCGAAGGCAAAGCCGAAGTTAAAAAGATTCTCTGTGCAGTGACCGCATCACAAGATGCAATTGATGCTGCAATTCACCAACAAGCTGACTTGTTATTGGTGCATCATGGCTATTTTTGGAAAGGTGAACCTTACCCGATTACAGGCATGCGTGGTAAACGAATCAAATCTTTGATCCAACATGATATTTCTCTTGTAGGTTATCATTTACCTCTAGACTCACATCCTATTTTAGGTAATAACGCTGCCATTGCTGATATTTTAGCATTAGAAAATATTGAAGCGCTTGACCCTAATGAACGCAATCCTATTGGTAATATTGGTTATTTAAAACAACCGATGTCTGCTGAAGCATTCAAAGCGGTATTAACTGAAAAACTGGGTTTCAATACCATTCATTTACCTGCAGCAAAAACCCAAATTCAAAAAGTTGGTTTTTGTACAGGGGGTGCACAAGACTATATTGAAAAAGCAGCAGCGCAAGCATGTGATGCTTATATTTCAGGTGAAGTTAGTGAGCGAACTTTCTATCAAGCACAAGAGTTAAATGTACATTATTTTGCCTGTGGACATCATGCCACTGAGCGTTATGGTGTGCAACGACTAGGCAAAGCTATTTCAGAACACTTCAATATTGAGTATAGTTATTTCGAATTAAATAATCCGATTTAA
- a CDS encoding APC family permease — protein sequence MTINSGTQSAAKLQKTLGFWHIIIIGLAYIQPMTLFDTFGLVSEESHFHVPTSYIIALIAILFTSISYGHMIRRYPSSGSAYTYAQKSIHPNVGFMVGWSSWLDYLLSPMVNIILAVIYLEALFPEVNHWVWVIGLTAAMTAVNLRGAKFVANFNSLIVFVQLGVIAYFTWMVYQLLESGVNADGTLVNAKYQLWSLEPFWNELTSLGALITGATLLCFSFTGFDSLSSLAEETKDTEKTLPRAIFMTALFAGVIFIISTYFMQIYFPNDPKTYFEDVAATQPDILQAVGGVAFKTVVLYFAIVTVMASGISAHAGVSRLMYVMGRDGVINKKIFGHISPKNFTPSYNILIVGAVALTAGFMDLDIVISMISFGALTAFTFVNLSVISRYALRDGRTKSFKDILSFVIIPLLGFISIFAMWLEIEETALKFGLWWAMFGILYLGYKTKGFRYPAPQHNEHE from the coding sequence ACTCTGGGACTCAATCGGCAGCTAAACTGCAAAAAACGCTGGGCTTCTGGCACATCATTATTATTGGTTTGGCTTACATTCAACCAATGACACTTTTTGATACATTTGGTTTAGTATCAGAAGAAAGTCACTTTCATGTTCCCACTTCATATATCATTGCTTTAATTGCAATTTTATTTACTTCCATTAGTTATGGTCACATGATCCGTCGATATCCATCTTCGGGTTCTGCTTATACCTATGCGCAAAAATCGATTCATCCAAACGTCGGCTTTATGGTCGGTTGGTCATCTTGGTTAGATTATTTACTCTCGCCAATGGTGAACATCATTCTTGCCGTGATTTATTTGGAAGCGTTATTTCCTGAAGTGAATCACTGGGTGTGGGTTATCGGATTAACTGCTGCGATGACTGCCGTCAATTTACGTGGTGCTAAATTTGTTGCTAACTTCAACAGTTTGATTGTATTTGTACAATTAGGCGTGATTGCGTACTTTACGTGGATGGTTTATCAACTACTTGAAAGTGGTGTCAATGCGGATGGCACATTGGTCAATGCAAAATACCAATTGTGGAGCTTAGAACCATTTTGGAATGAGTTAACTAGTCTTGGTGCACTCATTACGGGCGCAACTTTACTGTGCTTCTCTTTTACAGGTTTTGACTCTCTCAGTTCACTTGCAGAAGAAACCAAAGATACTGAAAAAACTTTGCCACGTGCGATCTTTATGACTGCACTATTTGCTGGAGTTATTTTCATTATCAGTACGTACTTTATGCAAATTTATTTCCCGAACGACCCGAAAACATACTTCGAAGATGTTGCCGCAACTCAGCCTGATATTTTACAAGCTGTTGGTGGCGTCGCGTTTAAAACAGTAGTTCTGTATTTTGCAATTGTCACGGTTATGGCTTCAGGGATCTCAGCACATGCGGGTGTATCACGTTTAATGTATGTGATGGGCCGTGATGGCGTGATTAACAAAAAAATCTTTGGTCATATCAGTCCAAAAAATTTCACACCGTCATACAACATTTTAATTGTTGGTGCTGTTGCATTAACTGCAGGCTTCATGGATCTTGATATTGTCATTTCAATGATCAGCTTCGGTGCTTTAACTGCATTTACCTTCGTGAACTTATCTGTCATTTCTCGTTATGCACTACGTGACGGTCGTACCAAATCATTCAAAGATATTCTTAGTTTTGTGATTATTCCACTTTTAGGTTTTATCAGTATCTTTGCAATGTGGCTCGAAATCGAAGAAACTGCATTAAAATTTGGTTTATGGTGGGCAATGTTCGGTATCTTGTATTTAGGTTATAAAACCAAAGGTTTCCGCTACCCTGCACCACAACATAATGAACACGAATAA